A single Candidatus Sulfotelmatobacter sp. DNA region contains:
- a CDS encoding tetratricopeptide repeat protein — MRAVILFVALFPTIVAAQDANPDQLLSRAIDEQQRGDFSAAIRDYRKVIELQPNDVQAKVNLGAALVHVGQFDEAIAMYRASLTSIKDKNPVLLNLALAYYKKGDFEHAREQFEILHDSQPNEARVTILLGDSDLRTGKTEAALTLLEPLESRYSQNMDFEYVLASALIDTKGRRREGVARMEKVAKATSAADSYMIAGATLLELNDYEPARQDLEEALRLKPSLPGLYTLIGTARDKTGDVKDAEAAFREALKTNPDDFEANLYLGAILYKRRDIAEAKGYLDRALRLKPIDSMARYEDAMLKSTAGDYETAAKELELLVKDDPNWLEPHVELATLYYRLHRPDDGAKERQIVESITAKQQAQGPGK; from the coding sequence ATGCGAGCCGTAATATTGTTTGTTGCTCTGTTTCCGACCATCGTCGCGGCGCAGGACGCGAATCCCGACCAGCTTCTCAGTCGTGCGATCGATGAGCAGCAGCGCGGCGATTTCTCCGCAGCGATCCGCGACTATCGAAAGGTAATCGAGCTGCAACCTAACGACGTTCAGGCCAAGGTGAATCTCGGCGCCGCACTGGTACACGTGGGCCAGTTCGACGAAGCGATTGCGATGTACCGCGCCTCCCTCACCTCGATCAAGGACAAGAATCCCGTCCTGCTGAACCTCGCTCTCGCCTATTACAAGAAAGGTGATTTCGAACACGCCCGCGAACAATTCGAAATCCTTCACGACTCCCAGCCCAATGAGGCGCGTGTCACGATTCTGTTAGGGGACAGCGATCTGCGAACCGGCAAGACGGAAGCCGCACTCACTCTTCTCGAACCTCTCGAAAGCAGGTATTCACAGAATATGGATTTTGAATATGTTCTTGCATCTGCGCTGATCGACACCAAAGGCCGGCGGCGCGAAGGAGTGGCACGTATGGAGAAAGTTGCCAAGGCAACTTCTGCCGCGGATTCCTACATGATCGCGGGGGCAACGCTGCTAGAGTTAAATGACTACGAACCGGCGCGCCAGGATCTTGAGGAAGCGCTTCGCCTGAAACCCTCACTCCCCGGACTATATACGCTCATTGGCACAGCCAGAGACAAGACCGGAGACGTGAAAGACGCCGAGGCTGCCTTTCGCGAGGCGCTTAAAACCAACCCCGACGATTTCGAGGCCAATCTTTATCTCGGAGCTATTCTTTACAAGCGCCGCGATATTGCTGAGGCCAAGGGCTACCTTGATCGCGCGCTACGGCTCAAGCCTATAGACTCGATGGCGCGCTACGAAGATGCGATGCTCAAGAGCACGGCGGGAGATTACGAAACCGCGGCGAAAGAATTGGAATTGCTGGTGAAAGACGATCCCAACTGGCTCGAGCCGCACGTCGAACTGGCAACTTTATACTATCGTCTGCATCGCCCCGATGACGGAGCCAAAGAGCGGCAGATTGTGGAGAGCATCACGGCAAAACAACAGGCTCAGGGCCCGGGAAAATAA
- a CDS encoding glycoside hydrolase family 31 protein, with amino-acid sequence MRQSPKFAVLFLSAVFSCLLFATRAHAQWTAMNPVRKVQQEADGVLFTMGTGTLKVQVCSDSVVRVLYSATATFPKRTDFVVIKESWPATHWAMQSTDDAVTLTTSLLKITVTRKDGAINYAEAHGGALVQEQSRSLTPEKVNGEDTYRAESFISIYGSHEALYGLGQHQAGVWNYRGESVDISQENSNISVPLMVSSKGYGIFWNSTARSRFNNRFANYLYISSEVAEVIDYYFLYGPDLDKIIASYRDLTGQAPLFGKWAYGFWQCKNRYKSQDEILGVARKYRKLHIPVDNIVQDWFWWNRKGEFIFNKNYPDPKAMLDQLHGENFHLMISIWPFFEPGSANYDYMQNKGWFVDKFKYAKPPYHTDAMAVYDATSPEARKYYWDEVNKGLFSIGADAWWMDTTEPETEGQEENILLNHKLAAGSGNRYLNAYPLLDTQAVYQGQRSASDEKRVFILSRSAFAGSQRNGVTAWSGDINSDWLSFRRQVPAGLNFALSGIPYWTTDIGGFVFGSPSDPAFRELFIRWFQYGTFNPILRVHGTRNPDENELWSYGPDAQTILVNFDRLRYRMLPYIYSLAWKTTSEAYTPMRPLVMDFRTDPRAQNVGDQFMFGPAFLVNPVTEPAATTRQVYLPEAKWYDFWTGSTTEGRQTIAAIAPLGRLPLYVRAGSILPLGPDEEWSTQKATDPIELRIYRGANGDFTLYEDENDGYGYEKGVYATIPLHWDDAAHTLTIGDRKGRFPGMLENRTFRVVLVGENHGVGIDAADEADKAVQYSGKQIVIE; translated from the coding sequence ATGAGACAGTCCCCGAAGTTTGCCGTTTTATTCCTGAGTGCCGTTTTCTCTTGCCTGCTGTTCGCTACCAGAGCCCACGCCCAATGGACGGCGATGAATCCGGTTCGGAAAGTTCAACAAGAGGCCGACGGCGTTCTCTTCACCATGGGAACTGGCACCTTGAAAGTACAAGTGTGCTCGGATTCGGTGGTGCGGGTGCTTTACTCGGCCACGGCCACATTTCCAAAACGCACCGATTTCGTCGTGATCAAAGAAAGTTGGCCGGCGACCCACTGGGCAATGCAATCAACCGACGACGCCGTCACTCTGACCACTTCCCTGTTGAAGATTACGGTCACTCGCAAGGATGGTGCCATCAATTACGCTGAGGCTCACGGAGGAGCGCTGGTGCAGGAGCAGTCCCGCAGCCTGACTCCGGAAAAAGTGAATGGCGAAGATACCTACCGCGCCGAATCCTTCATCAGCATCTACGGCTCGCACGAAGCGCTTTATGGCTTGGGCCAGCACCAAGCCGGCGTCTGGAACTATCGAGGAGAGTCTGTTGACATCTCACAGGAGAACAGCAACATTTCCGTGCCCCTGATGGTCTCCAGCAAAGGCTACGGAATTTTTTGGAACAGCACCGCGCGCAGCCGCTTCAATAATCGCTTCGCAAATTACCTTTACATCAGCTCCGAAGTTGCCGAGGTGATCGATTATTACTTTCTCTATGGTCCCGACCTCGACAAAATCATCGCCAGCTATCGCGACCTCACGGGGCAGGCTCCTCTGTTTGGCAAGTGGGCCTACGGATTCTGGCAGTGCAAGAATCGGTACAAGTCGCAGGATGAAATCCTGGGCGTGGCGCGCAAGTATCGAAAACTGCACATTCCGGTCGACAACATCGTTCAGGATTGGTTCTGGTGGAATCGCAAGGGCGAGTTCATATTTAATAAGAATTATCCCGATCCCAAGGCAATGCTGGATCAGTTGCACGGCGAAAACTTTCATCTGATGATTTCGATCTGGCCATTTTTCGAGCCCGGCTCCGCGAACTACGACTACATGCAGAACAAAGGCTGGTTCGTCGACAAATTCAAATACGCGAAGCCGCCCTACCATACCGACGCGATGGCCGTGTATGACGCTACCAGTCCGGAGGCCCGCAAGTATTATTGGGACGAAGTGAACAAGGGCTTATTCAGCATTGGTGCCGATGCCTGGTGGATGGATACGACCGAACCGGAAACCGAAGGCCAGGAAGAAAATATTTTACTGAATCACAAACTCGCGGCGGGGAGCGGAAATCGTTATCTCAATGCTTATCCATTGCTCGACACGCAGGCTGTGTATCAGGGACAGCGCAGCGCGTCGGATGAGAAGCGCGTGTTCATCCTGTCACGTTCCGCGTTCGCGGGATCGCAGCGAAATGGCGTAACCGCCTGGTCAGGCGACATCAATTCGGACTGGCTCAGTTTCCGGCGGCAGGTTCCAGCGGGTTTGAATTTTGCGCTTTCTGGAATTCCGTACTGGACCACTGACATCGGTGGATTTGTTTTCGGCAGTCCGAGCGATCCTGCATTCCGCGAGTTGTTCATCCGCTGGTTTCAGTATGGCACGTTCAATCCCATTCTCCGCGTTCACGGCACGCGCAATCCCGACGAGAACGAATTGTGGTCCTACGGACCCGATGCGCAAACCATTCTGGTGAACTTCGACCGTCTGCGCTATCGCATGCTGCCCTACATTTACTCTCTGGCATGGAAGACGACCAGTGAAGCTTACACGCCAATGCGGCCGCTGGTGATGGACTTTCGCACCGATCCCCGCGCCCAGAATGTCGGCGATCAATTCATGTTCGGCCCCGCCTTCCTGGTGAATCCTGTGACCGAACCGGCGGCGACGACGCGGCAAGTTTATTTGCCAGAAGCGAAGTGGTACGACTTCTGGACTGGATCGACAACTGAGGGACGGCAAACCATTGCGGCCATTGCGCCGCTCGGACGTCTGCCTCTGTACGTCCGCGCAGGATCCATTCTCCCGCTCGGTCCCGACGAAGAATGGTCAACGCAGAAGGCCACCGACCCGATCGAGCTTCGCATTTATCGGGGCGCGAACGGGGATTTCACGCTCTACGAAGATGAAAACGACGGTTACGGTTACGAAAAAGGCGTGTACGCGACGATTCCGTTGCATTGGGACGATGCGGCCCACACCTTAACTATCGGCGACCGCAAGGGACGGTTTCCCGGCATGCTCGAGAATCGGACGTTTCGCGTGGTTCTTGTCGGCGAGAACCATGGAGTTGGGATCGACGCTGCGGACGAGGCAGACAAGGCCGTGCAATACTCGGGAAAGCAGATCGTGATTGAATAA